A DNA window from Setaria viridis chromosome 2, Setaria_viridis_v4.0, whole genome shotgun sequence contains the following coding sequences:
- the LOC117845434 gene encoding uncharacterized protein, translating to MRSPSLLSQCLAGLLSHDRTAAHCVNIVPEREPHLPSLAVEIVPSKNVHPYKYAGENIELHGMNIFKGKISVVDIIGLSKSDIVTSKGEGPLKCWESSIDLVNVLKDEIRDGLLTFRSKQVLELGCGYGLPGIFACLKGATTVHFQDPSAEVVRCKTIPNVLANLEQAQDKQNHHQGSPLTPSRQQLPQDIHFYAGEWEELHTVLSIIQEDDVDASSGIGLGFCEDDLLDGYNSQDGNNICHETSSRRSRKLSSSRAWERGNETSTGDGGYDIVLVNEIPYSASSLQNLYLLIKKCLRPPYGVLYLAARKNYIGSSSAVRQLRALVDEEGIFGVHLVSEPPEREIWKFFFK from the exons TGCAGCCCACTGCGTCAACATTGTGCCAGAGAGGGAGCCGCACCTACCTTCCCTAGCAGTTGAGATCGTCCCATCAAAG AATGTGCATCCATACAAGTATGCAGGCGAAAATATTGAATTGCACGGCATGAATATATTCAAG GGAAAGATCAGTGTAGTTGATATTATTGGACTATCTAAATCTGATATTGTAACATCAAAAGGTGAAG GACCTTTAAAATGCTGGGAGAGTTCAATTGATCTAGTAAATGTACTTAAAGATGAGATCCGTGATGGCCTATTGACATTCAGAAGCAAACAAGTTTTAGAG CTTGGTTGTGGATACGGGCTTCCTGGCATATTTGCTTGCCTGAAG GGAGCTACAACAGTTCATTTTCAGGATCCTAGTGCAGAAGTAGTAAGGTGCAAAACAATACCGAATGTGCTTGCTAACCTTGAACAGGCTCAAGACAAGCAGAATCACCATCAAGGAAGCCCCCTTACTCCATCACGGCAACAACTACCTCAAGATATTCATTTCTATGCTGGGGAGTGGGAGGAGCTGCACACAGTTCTGTCAATAATTCAGGAAGATGATGTGGATGCATCCTCAGGTATAGGGCTAGGGTTCTGTGAAGATGACCTTTTGGATGGGTACAACAGTCAGGATGGAAACAATATTTGCCATGAAACTTCATCAAGAAGATCAAGAAAACTATCGAGCAGTCGTGCCTGGGAGAGGGGAAATGAGACCAGCACAGGAGATGGTGGATATGACATAGTGTTAGTCAATGAGATCCCTTACTCTGCAAGTTCTCTTCAAAACCTCTATTTGCTCATAAAAAAG TGCCTGCGGCCACCATATGGAGTGCTTTATCTTGCTGCCAGGAAGAACTACATCGGTTCAAGCAGTGCGGTGCGGCAGCTGCGAGCATTGGTGGATGAAGAAGGCATATTCGGCGTGCACCTTGTCTCTGAGCCCCCTGAGAGGGAGATCTGGAAATTCTTCTTCAAATAG